From Candidatus Woesearchaeota archaeon, one genomic window encodes:
- a CDS encoding glycosyltransferase family 39 protein, whose translation MVGEETELKINLAFFKKNYTWVILALILILGFYLRSYHLDYPVIGYHNTKEAHTLAEARSFYNGGDYLYLRGDYTIPLVDQPKYSHVDNFPLYSWIIVAGWKIFGMELWVARLVTIFFALGAVVFTYLFVKKLFKREDIALLSAFFTSTSPLLVFFGRNIQFDAPALFFMTAAIYFFLVWKENQTMKNIVIFMVFFTLTGLTKYPFLIIAVPLLSIFPFEIIKNKKYWKQFGIGALIFIAFILWFLLPNLAKAQTSSAGVGDEMIGRVLEEPFKIFTSEWWGTVFMFASKDNFTKIGVIISIIGLCISIWHIRKQQHRFLVAWAFSFLVYGLLLINFMTGHNYYQMPFVPLVAILISSTLLFFASIIPQIKTKYDYLKKSLRWIAIILFFIIFMWPAAKQSIAGQFNTQFPGLDVAGNYINSHSSSDEMMFDSGHQDTGVVWHADRKATVISNLSELKQFEEKKNLKWIFIYQWGISNIFQKSEFRDYINSNYSLKQIAFQQTQQGNAPIYFLFKKGGTFDESKLNEKLNEILQVRQAQSRTYEYLSFGFIKMNSAPYEIKYIDLE comes from the coding sequence ATGGTTGGGGAAGAAACAGAATTAAAAATAAACTTGGCTTTTTTCAAGAAAAATTATACTTGGGTAATTCTTGCTCTGATCCTGATACTTGGCTTTTATTTAAGGTCATACCACCTCGATTACCCTGTAATCGGATATCACAACACAAAAGAAGCTCACACATTGGCTGAAGCAAGAAGCTTCTATAATGGCGGCGATTACCTTTATCTTAGAGGAGATTACACAATCCCTTTAGTTGATCAGCCAAAATACTCGCATGTAGATAATTTCCCGCTTTATTCGTGGATTATTGTAGCAGGATGGAAAATATTTGGCATGGAATTGTGGGTTGCCAGGTTGGTCACAATATTTTTTGCGCTTGGCGCAGTTGTGTTCACATATCTTTTTGTAAAAAAGCTTTTCAAAAGGGAAGACATTGCTCTTTTATCAGCATTTTTTACTTCTACCTCGCCTTTGCTCGTTTTCTTTGGCAGGAATATTCAATTTGATGCGCCAGCATTGTTTTTTATGACAGCTGCAATTTATTTCTTCCTTGTCTGGAAAGAGAATCAGACAATGAAAAACATTGTGATTTTTATGGTCTTTTTTACCCTTACAGGGCTTACAAAATATCCTTTTTTGATTATCGCAGTTCCGTTGCTTTCGATATTTCCTTTTGAAATCATTAAAAACAAGAAATATTGGAAGCAGTTTGGCATAGGCGCTTTGATATTTATTGCATTCATATTGTGGTTCTTGCTCCCAAATCTTGCAAAGGCGCAGACCTCTTCTGCAGGAGTTGGAGATGAGATGATTGGCAGAGTTCTTGAAGAGCCTTTCAAAATATTTACAAGTGAATGGTGGGGAACTGTTTTCATGTTTGCTTCAAAGGATAATTTTACAAAAATAGGCGTCATAATCTCGATTATTGGGCTGTGTATTTCAATCTGGCATATCAGAAAGCAGCAGCACAGATTTCTTGTTGCATGGGCGTTTTCATTTTTGGTTTATGGATTGCTGCTGATAAATTTTATGACAGGCCATAATTATTATCAGATGCCATTTGTTCCTCTAGTTGCGATTTTAATATCTTCCACATTGCTCTTTTTCGCATCAATTATTCCGCAGATAAAAACAAAATACGATTATTTAAAGAAAAGCCTCAGATGGATTGCAATAATCTTGTTTTTCATCATTTTCATGTGGCCGGCTGCAAAGCAAAGCATAGCAGGCCAATTTAATACACAGTTTCCTGGCTTGGATGTTGCCGGCAATTACATAAACTCGCACAGTTCTTCGGATGAGATGATGTTTGATTCAGGCCATCAAGACACAGGAGTTGTCTGGCATGCAGACAGGAAAGCAACAGTAATATCCAATTTATCTGAATTGAAGCAGTTTGAGGAAAAGAAAAATCTAAAGTGGATCTTCATCTACCAATGGGGCATTTCAAACATATTCCAGAAATCAGAATTCAGGGATTACATAAACTCCAATTATTCTTTAAAGCAGATCGCATTCCAGCAGACCCAGCAGGGCAATGCGCCAATCTATTTTTTATTCAAAAAAGGCGGAACATTTGATGAATCGAAGCTGAATGAGAAGTTGAATGAGATACTGCAGGTCAGACAGGCGCAGTCAAGAACATACGAATATCTGTCTTTCGGGTTTATCAAAATGAACAGCGCCCCATATGAAATAAAGTATATTGATTTGGAATAA
- a CDS encoding glycosyltransferase family 4 protein — translation MKILMLAQNFIRFRDDIMSPFLFNWVSEINKNKDFEVIVLAPHEKGLKEYEVIGGVKIYRFRYASDKYERIAYKNNMHELVIKNTFNKLIFLKLIRNFYKKIIEIVQKEKIDIIHANWWVPCGIAAYLAFKKTKVPYIVTTHGTDVFILRKFKFFSFFARKIFKNAAKVNAVSNYVAKIVTDLLKINKNKIAVFPMPFDRNKFYPVKKGRNKIKTIFTMGKLVKRKGVNYLVDACSILKDKKIDFKLIIVGKGPEEESLKEQIKNLNLEKNITIIPSVPHKELVKYYNDADVFVLASITDWKGETEAFGVVFAEALACKTPVIGTRTGGIPDVVIDGKTGILVEEKNPKQLADALIKILKNEKLAKKLAENGYKYVHENFTAEKIAGKTIKVYNEVVSR, via the coding sequence ATGAAAATCTTAATGCTTGCCCAGAACTTCATCCGCTTCAGGGATGATATAATGTCGCCATTTCTTTTTAATTGGGTTTCTGAGATCAATAAAAACAAGGATTTTGAAGTCATTGTCCTTGCTCCGCATGAGAAAGGGCTGAAGGAATATGAAGTTATTGGCGGAGTGAAAATATACAGATTCAGATACGCTTCTGATAAGTACGAGCGAATAGCATATAAGAATAATATGCATGAATTGGTTATTAAAAACACATTCAACAAGCTTATTTTTTTAAAGTTAATAAGAAATTTTTATAAAAAGATTATTGAGATTGTACAAAAAGAAAAAATAGACATAATACATGCAAACTGGTGGGTTCCGTGCGGCATAGCAGCTTATTTGGCGTTTAAGAAAACAAAAGTGCCCTATATAGTTACAACTCACGGAACAGATGTCTTTATTCTGAGGAAATTCAAATTTTTCAGTTTTTTTGCAAGGAAGATTTTCAAGAATGCAGCCAAAGTGAATGCGGTTTCAAACTATGTTGCAAAAATTGTCACGGATTTATTAAAAATCAATAAAAACAAAATTGCTGTTTTTCCAATGCCTTTTGACAGGAATAAATTTTACCCTGTGAAAAAGGGCAGGAATAAAATAAAAACCATCTTTACAATGGGAAAGCTTGTGAAAAGGAAAGGCGTTAATTATCTGGTTGATGCATGCAGTATTTTGAAGGATAAAAAAATCGATTTCAAGCTGATTATTGTAGGGAAAGGCCCTGAAGAGGAAAGCTTAAAAGAACAGATTAAAAATTTAAATCTTGAAAAAAATATAACAATCATTCCTTCTGTCCCGCATAAAGAGCTTGTTAAATATTACAATGATGCTGATGTTTTCGTCTTGGCTTCAATCACAGACTGGAAAGGAGAAACAGAGGCATTCGGAGTTGTTTTTGCAGAAGCCCTTGCCTGCAAAACACCTGTTATCGGGACAAGGACGGGCGGGATTCCAGATGTAGTGATTGACGGCAAGACAGGGATTCTTGTCGAAGAGAAAAATCCTAAGCAGCTCGCAGATGCTTTGATCAAAATATTAAAAAATGAAAAACTTGCAAAAAAGCTCGCTGAGAATGGCTATAAATATGTGCACGAGAATTTCACTGCTGAAAAGATTGCTGGCAAGACAATAAAAGTATACAATGAGGTTGTGAGCAGATGA
- a CDS encoding lysylphosphatidylglycerol synthase domain-containing protein, which produces MKKLNIGKIIGVLVSLFILYFLAKTLYQNWSQLKSYSITFNYFYLALSFIFLFAHLLLSVYGWKMIMNLLKAKLDFKSSIRIWFLSQLGRYVPGRIWYLLGRMYLCEKKKISKYTTFVSLMLELAMHVLSASFTALIFVPAMIEDGGLMKFLPVFLTIPVGLILIHPKIFNFFVNIGLKIFRKKTVELKIKYSSLLGLLAFYMFSWVVNGMGFYLLIKSFYATPLSLILPLTGAFAVSWIIGFLSLITPSGLGIREGILTFLLGFYFPLPIAIIISLVSRLWIIFGELVGAGVSFKFK; this is translated from the coding sequence ATGAAGAAGCTGAATATTGGCAAGATAATCGGAGTGTTAGTTTCCTTATTTATTCTGTATTTTTTAGCCAAAACACTTTATCAGAATTGGAGTCAGCTTAAATCTTACAGCATTACATTCAATTATTTTTATCTTGCATTGTCTTTCATTTTCCTCTTTGCTCATCTTTTGCTTTCGGTATATGGGTGGAAAATGATAATGAACCTTCTTAAGGCAAAGCTTGACTTTAAATCGAGTATAAGAATATGGTTTTTATCGCAGCTCGGAAGATATGTTCCTGGAAGAATCTGGTATCTGCTCGGAAGGATGTACCTATGTGAAAAGAAGAAAATATCCAAGTACACTACATTTGTGAGCCTTATGCTGGAGTTGGCGATGCATGTATTGTCAGCATCATTCACTGCACTGATCTTCGTGCCTGCTATGATTGAGGATGGCGGCCTTATGAAATTCCTGCCAGTATTTTTAACAATCCCTGTTGGGCTGATTTTGATTCATCCCAAGATATTCAATTTTTTTGTGAACATTGGGCTGAAGATTTTTAGAAAGAAAACAGTTGAGCTGAAGATTAAATACTCTTCGCTGCTTGGTTTGCTTGCTTTTTACATGTTTTCGTGGGTTGTGAATGGCATGGGATTTTATTTGCTCATTAAATCATTTTATGCCACGCCTCTGAGCTTGATACTTCCTTTGACAGGGGCATTTGCAGTATCGTGGATAATTGGCTTCCTGAGCCTCATAACTCCGAGCGGGCTCGGTATAAGAGAAGGAATACTGACTTTTCTGCTGGGGTTCTATTTTCCTTTGCCAATTGCAATAATTATTTCTCTGGTTTCAAGACTGTGGATAATTTTTGGAGAACTGGTTGGAGCAGGTGTTTCGTTTAAGTTCAAGTAA
- a CDS encoding radical SAM protein, producing the protein MNKQPEIFLISPYTRSYTQRMPLGLMGISSYLTSKGEENEILDFKDMEPEKAFKKIQGRISEAKPRFVGITCLVSEMGVVKNICRFIRQNSINTKIIIGGPHPSFRPQHIIDMKIEFDYLILGEGEHTFYELVQALRKETEIKKVKGIAYLESGKIKFAPQRELIQDLDYLPFPAYDKVDMAYYSRPNVWAIRPIYISSFNIFTSRGCPYNCKFCVAHTIFGKKIRFMGPKRVVEHIEYVLKKYKVDALYFADESFTVSKQRIYDIFNLLKKKNIKFLWGCQTRVNLLDEELIRFMKKNGCIQIEFGIESGSDKMLKIMNKGTSVKQIMEIGEICRKLRMRVLANMLINLPGETMEDIKASIDLVKKMKYNMVLWNIYIPFPGVEFGRSLDLEDLNPMLKYPSKETIDLLEKKYKFALYKKPIQKVAEELYSLTFYPKHIRFTLSLSYWASFFRLISFVFDHRYILQMLKSKRKMQYINNLFTQRTTK; encoded by the coding sequence ATGAATAAACAACCAGAAATATTTCTGATTTCACCTTACACCAGGTCATATACCCAGAGAATGCCACTTGGCTTGATGGGCATATCTTCTTATCTTACTTCCAAAGGAGAGGAGAATGAAATTCTTGATTTCAAGGACATGGAACCAGAAAAAGCATTCAAAAAAATACAAGGAAGAATATCAGAGGCAAAGCCCAGATTCGTAGGAATTACTTGTTTAGTCTCTGAAATGGGTGTTGTCAAGAACATATGCAGGTTCATAAGGCAAAACTCAATAAACACTAAAATCATTATAGGCGGCCCGCATCCAAGTTTTCGCCCTCAGCACATCATAGACATGAAAATAGAATTTGATTATTTGATTCTGGGTGAAGGAGAACATACATTTTACGAATTAGTTCAGGCACTAAGAAAAGAAACAGAAATAAAAAAAGTCAAAGGAATAGCCTATTTGGAATCAGGAAAAATTAAGTTTGCCCCCCAAAGAGAACTGATTCAAGACCTTGATTATTTACCCTTCCCTGCTTACGATAAAGTAGATATGGCATATTATTCTAGGCCAAACGTATGGGCCATTCGCCCAATATACATATCGAGTTTTAATATCTTTACATCCAGAGGATGCCCTTACAACTGCAAGTTTTGTGTTGCCCACACTATATTCGGAAAAAAGATAAGATTTATGGGCCCCAAAAGAGTTGTTGAACATATAGAATATGTTTTAAAAAAATATAAGGTGGATGCATTATATTTTGCTGACGAATCCTTCACAGTGTCAAAACAACGCATCTATGATATCTTCAATCTCCTAAAGAAAAAAAACATAAAGTTCCTATGGGGATGCCAAACCAGAGTCAACCTTCTGGATGAAGAATTGATTAGATTCATGAAAAAAAATGGATGCATTCAAATTGAGTTTGGCATCGAATCAGGCTCTGATAAGATGCTGAAAATTATGAATAAAGGGACAAGTGTTAAGCAAATAATGGAAATAGGGGAGATATGCAGGAAACTTAGAATGCGCGTTCTTGCTAACATGCTGATAAATCTCCCTGGAGAAACAATGGAAGACATCAAAGCGTCTATCGATCTCGTTAAAAAAATGAAATACAACATGGTCTTATGGAATATTTATATACCGTTCCCGGGGGTAGAATTTGGGCGCAGCCTAGATTTAGAAGACCTAAACCCCATGTTAAAGTATCCTTCTAAAGAAACAATCGACCTATTAGAAAAGAAATATAAATTCGCCCTGTATAAGAAACCAATCCAGAAAGTTGCAGAAGAGCTTTATTCCTTGACATTCTATCCAAAGCACATTAGATTTACCTTAAGCCTATCTTATTGGGCCTCATTTTTTAGACTGATTTCATTCGTTTTTGACCACAGATATATATTGCAGATGCTAAAAAGTAAGAGAAAAATGCAGTACATAAATAATCTATTCACGCAGAGAACCACGAAATAA
- a CDS encoding V-type ATP synthase subunit D, with protein sequence MAIEIKPTRSELIKFKKSIILAKSGYNLLKKKRDGLILEFFEVLGKVKNLRSDVVDEYRKALYKMNIARLLESDLKIKSIAMAIANKPDIEFGTKNIMGVLVPTIKSGELKRKMMERGYGIYNSASIDEAADAYEKVTERVIRAAEVETTMRRLLKEIEKTKRRVNALEFEVIPRMEKTKNFIALRLEEMERENTFRLKRIKAKLSG encoded by the coding sequence ATGGCAATAGAAATAAAACCAACAAGATCTGAACTTATCAAATTTAAGAAAAGCATTATCCTGGCGAAATCAGGGTACAATCTTCTGAAGAAAAAAAGAGACGGACTTATTCTTGAGTTTTTTGAAGTGCTGGGCAAGGTCAAAAACCTAAGGTCAGATGTTGTTGATGAATACAGGAAGGCATTGTATAAAATGAATATCGCCAGGCTGCTGGAATCAGACCTTAAAATAAAGTCAATTGCCATGGCTATTGCAAACAAGCCCGATATAGAATTCGGGACTAAAAACATTATGGGCGTGCTGGTGCCGACCATTAAATCCGGCGAACTGAAAAGAAAGATGATGGAGCGCGGTTATGGAATTTACAATTCCGCTTCAATAGATGAAGCTGCAGATGCCTATGAAAAAGTTACTGAAAGGGTAATAAGGGCTGCAGAGGTTGAAACTACAATGAGAAGGCTGCTGAAAGAGATAGAAAAAACAAAGAGGAGGGTGAATGCGCTTGAATTCGAGGTAATACCCAGAATGGAGAAGACAAAAAATTTTATAGCGTTAAGGCTGGAAGAGATGGAGCGCGAAAATACTTTCAGGCTGAAAAGGATAAAGGCAAAGCTCTCTGGTTAA
- a CDS encoding V-type ATP synthase subunit B, whose product MKEYKTINRVAGPLIFVEKTEPIGYGELVKIQLESGEIKNGQVLDTSDDIVVVQIFEGTSGIGKESRVRFLGETIKLPVSKDMLGRIFSGAGKPIDNGPEIIPDKRTEIIGAAINPYARGPPRDFIQSGISTIDGTNTLVRGQKLPLFSAAGLPHNDIALQIARQAKVVGQKEGFAIVFAAMGITHEEAQYFIKDFEQTGALQRAVVFMNLADDPAVERLITPRMALTAAEYFAFEQDMHVLVILTDMTSYCESLREIGAAREEIPGRRGYPGYMYTDLATIYERAGMIKGKKGSITQIPILTMVGDDITHPIPDLTGYITEGQIVLSRELHRKGIYPPIDILPSLSRLMNLGIGAERTREDHKQVTDQLYANYAAGRDLRGLVAIVGEEALSARDKRLLKFAEEFEKKFVAQSRSEDREIKQTLDIGWGLLAEIPEQELTRISPDIRKKFHKAKEAE is encoded by the coding sequence ATGAAGGAATATAAAACAATTAACAGAGTGGCCGGGCCATTGATCTTTGTTGAAAAGACAGAGCCGATTGGATACGGCGAGCTTGTAAAAATACAGCTTGAATCAGGCGAGATAAAAAACGGCCAGGTGCTGGACACATCCGATGATATTGTTGTTGTGCAGATATTTGAGGGAACATCGGGCATAGGCAAGGAGTCCAGAGTCAGATTCCTGGGAGAAACAATAAAGCTGCCTGTTTCAAAAGACATGCTTGGAAGAATATTCAGCGGAGCAGGCAAGCCGATTGACAACGGGCCTGAAATAATCCCCGACAAAAGAACGGAAATAATAGGAGCTGCCATCAATCCTTATGCGCGCGGACCTCCAAGAGATTTTATCCAGAGCGGAATTTCAACAATTGACGGAACAAATACATTGGTCAGAGGCCAGAAACTGCCATTGTTCTCAGCTGCTGGGCTGCCGCACAATGACATTGCTTTGCAGATTGCAAGGCAGGCAAAGGTTGTAGGCCAGAAAGAAGGCTTTGCAATTGTTTTTGCCGCAATGGGCATCACGCATGAAGAGGCGCAGTATTTCATCAAAGATTTTGAGCAGACCGGCGCATTGCAGAGAGCTGTTGTCTTTATGAATCTGGCAGATGATCCTGCTGTCGAAAGGCTGATAACGCCAAGAATGGCATTGACAGCTGCAGAATATTTTGCATTTGAGCAGGATATGCACGTACTTGTTATATTGACGGATATGACATCTTACTGCGAGAGCTTGAGGGAGATTGGAGCTGCGAGAGAAGAGATACCTGGAAGAAGGGGTTATCCTGGGTATATGTACACTGATCTCGCAACAATTTATGAAAGGGCAGGAATGATAAAAGGCAAAAAAGGATCCATAACGCAGATTCCGATACTGACTATGGTAGGCGACGACATTACGCACCCTATTCCCGATTTAACAGGTTACATAACAGAAGGCCAGATTGTCCTTAGCAGAGAGCTGCATAGAAAGGGAATCTATCCTCCGATAGATATTCTGCCGTCATTATCGAGGTTGATGAACCTTGGCATTGGAGCAGAGAGAACAAGGGAGGATCACAAGCAGGTCACAGACCAGTTATATGCAAATTATGCTGCTGGGCGAGATTTGCGCGGTCTGGTCGCAATTGTCGGCGAGGAAGCTCTTTCAGCAAGGGACAAAAGGCTGCTTAAATTTGCAGAAGAGTTTGAAAAGAAATTTGTTGCGCAAAGCAGATCAGAGGACAGGGAGATAAAGCAGACGCTTGACATTGGCTGGGGGCTGCTGGCAGAGATTCCGGAGCAGGAGTTAACCAGAATAAGCCCAGATATAAGAAAGAAATTTCACAAAGCCAAAGAGGCAGAATAG
- a CDS encoding V-type ATP synthase subunit A, translating into MNDEKINQGKIYRIAGPVVVAKGLAAKMYDLVRVGNEKLMGEVIQIDKDKTIIQVYEDTSGLKPGEPVVNTGKPLSVELGPGLLGSIYDGIQRPLPVLIKEMGDFIKRGVEAPGLDHNKKWDFKAAVKQGDKIKSGQVIGFVEEKGINHLIMAPHGYEGIIKEISSGKFTIDEPVGRMDNGKELKLKQEWPVRVPRPVLKKLPPEIPLITGQRIYDALFPLAKGGVAAIPGGFGTGKTVAQQTLAKWSNADIIVYVGCGERGNEMTEVLKDFPELIDPKSGKPLMNRTVLIANTSNMPVAAREASVYTGVTIAEYYRDMGYNVALMADSTSRWAEAMREISSRLEEMPGEEGYPAYLATRLSQFYERAGRVVPLGIEKEGSISIIGAVSPPGGDFSEPVTQNTLRVTKTFWALDSKLAQRRHFPSINWLTSYSLYMDSLEKWYAENVASDWRELIKQTMSILTEEEKLMEIVQLVGSDALPERQQLTLEVARIIRESFLQQSAFHEVDTYCDLNKTYLLLKSILNYAKLSNDALDKGIRIQKLEEIKSKHKIADVKFEKQYEKLLSEIQRNMEHEFSSLK; encoded by the coding sequence ATGAATGATGAAAAAATAAACCAAGGCAAGATTTACAGAATCGCCGGGCCTGTTGTTGTTGCAAAAGGGCTGGCTGCTAAAATGTATGACTTAGTCAGAGTTGGAAATGAAAAATTAATGGGCGAAGTAATCCAGATAGACAAAGATAAAACAATTATCCAGGTTTATGAAGACACATCTGGATTAAAGCCGGGTGAGCCGGTTGTAAATACAGGCAAGCCGTTGAGTGTGGAGCTTGGGCCTGGGCTGCTCGGCAGCATTTATGACGGAATACAAAGGCCATTGCCTGTGCTTATAAAAGAAATGGGAGATTTTATCAAAAGGGGCGTGGAAGCTCCTGGGCTTGACCACAATAAAAAATGGGATTTCAAGGCAGCAGTAAAACAAGGTGACAAAATAAAATCAGGGCAAGTAATTGGCTTCGTCGAGGAAAAAGGCATAAATCATTTGATTATGGCGCCGCACGGCTATGAAGGAATCATAAAAGAAATAAGTTCTGGAAAGTTCACAATTGATGAGCCTGTTGGAAGAATGGACAATGGAAAAGAGCTGAAGCTTAAACAAGAATGGCCAGTAAGGGTTCCAAGGCCTGTGCTGAAAAAATTGCCTCCTGAAATTCCGTTGATAACTGGGCAGAGGATTTATGATGCTTTATTTCCATTAGCAAAAGGCGGAGTTGCTGCAATACCTGGCGGATTCGGAACAGGAAAGACAGTAGCGCAGCAAACATTGGCAAAATGGTCCAATGCAGATATAATTGTTTATGTAGGCTGCGGGGAACGCGGAAATGAAATGACTGAAGTGCTTAAAGATTTTCCCGAGCTTATTGACCCAAAATCAGGCAAGCCGCTGATGAACAGGACTGTGCTTATTGCAAATACATCCAATATGCCTGTTGCTGCGAGGGAAGCATCTGTTTACACAGGCGTTACAATAGCAGAATATTACCGCGACATGGGATATAACGTTGCATTGATGGCAGATTCCACTTCAAGATGGGCTGAAGCCATGAGAGAGATTTCTTCCCGGCTTGAAGAGATGCCGGGCGAAGAAGGCTATCCTGCTTATCTTGCAACCAGATTATCTCAATTTTATGAAAGAGCAGGCAGGGTTGTTCCTCTCGGAATAGAAAAAGAGGGCTCCATATCCATTATCGGAGCTGTCTCGCCGCCAGGAGGAGATTTCTCAGAGCCGGTAACTCAGAATACGCTGAGAGTTACAAAAACATTTTGGGCATTAGACTCGAAACTTGCGCAGAGAAGGCATTTCCCGTCAATAAACTGGCTGACATCATATTCACTCTACATGGATAGCCTGGAAAAATGGTATGCGGAGAATGTTGCATCTGACTGGAGAGAATTGATAAAACAAACTATGAGCATATTAACAGAAGAAGAAAAGCTGATGGAGATAGTACAGCTGGTCGGGTCAGACGCATTGCCGGAAAGGCAGCAGCTGACTTTAGAGGTTGCGCGCATCATAAGAGAATCGTTTTTGCAGCAGAGCGCATTCCATGAAGTGGATACTTACTGCGATCTGAATAAAACTTATCTCCTGCTTAAGTCTATCCTGAATTATGCCAAATTGTCAAATGATGCCTTGGACAAAGGAATAAGAATACAGAAGCTTGAAGAAATAAAATCAAAGCACAAAATAGCAGATGTCAAGTTTGAAAAGCAGTACGAGAAGCTTTTAAGCGAGATACAAAGAAACATGGAGCATGAATTTAGTTCGCTGAAGTGA
- a CDS encoding V-type ATP synthase subunit F has protein sequence MAQIAAIGTSEFIGGFQLAGIRKTVEIKKDPMSQIRDLMQDKEMSIVIIDERILNGLESNDKVFIEDCIRPVFVPLSTEAAQENLRRLIKKSIGVDLWKKEG, from the coding sequence ATGGCGCAAATAGCGGCAATAGGAACATCGGAATTTATAGGGGGCTTCCAGTTAGCAGGGATCAGGAAAACAGTTGAAATAAAAAAGGATCCGATGAGCCAGATAAGAGATTTGATGCAGGACAAGGAAATGAGCATTGTAATAATTGACGAGAGGATATTGAATGGGCTGGAAAGCAATGACAAGGTTTTTATTGAAGACTGCATAAGGCCTGTTTTTGTGCCTTTGTCAACTGAGGCTGCACAGGAAAATTTAAGAAGGCTGATAAAAAAATCAATTGGCGTGGACTTATGGAAGAAAGAAGGCTAA
- the ahaC gene encoding ATP synthase A1 subunit C: MKVLAKFEEPKREGKIRLGSYPYTYVRVVVMRALLLKKEDYHKLMKMELDEIARFLEDTNYKSEINALAAKYSEADLLEHALNKSLVNTLAKLKRISPNELDLLINAYLKRNDIFNIKTILRGKYVKAGEDEIGALLLPTGSLSYTQLINLMKLATIEDVLKNAGMIPFDELKEAVESYKNENTLAMIEAALDRSYYNELLQFTKRLSRQEKLFREFIEGEIEILNIMTILRLKRENLDSNSIKKYLFFSGKKDKDSELMKLLNAEDLDELLKLLEKKQYGAIIKDGLKILNEKGTIIDLEIGLYKFLLKKSMLLQHQHPLSVDVILGYMFAKEIEVRNLKTIIKGKQLNMDETFIENQLVMA, translated from the coding sequence ATGAAGGTATTGGCTAAATTTGAGGAACCGAAAAGGGAAGGCAAGATAAGGCTGGGCAGCTATCCCTACACTTATGTAAGGGTTGTGGTAATGAGGGCTCTTCTGCTTAAGAAAGAGGATTATCACAAATTGATGAAGATGGAGCTTGATGAAATAGCAAGATTCCTCGAGGACACAAATTATAAATCCGAGATTAATGCGTTGGCTGCAAAGTATTCCGAAGCTGATCTGCTGGAGCACGCCCTGAATAAGAGCCTTGTAAATACGCTTGCAAAATTAAAAAGGATTTCGCCCAACGAGCTTGACTTGCTGATCAATGCTTATTTGAAAAGAAACGATATCTTCAACATAAAAACAATTTTAAGGGGAAAATATGTGAAAGCAGGCGAGGATGAAATCGGGGCATTGCTTCTGCCGACTGGGTCATTAAGCTACACTCAGCTGATAAACTTGATGAAGCTTGCAACAATTGAAGATGTTTTGAAAAATGCAGGCATGATTCCTTTCGATGAATTAAAAGAAGCAGTTGAAAGCTATAAGAATGAAAATACCTTGGCCATGATTGAAGCGGCTTTGGACCGCAGCTATTATAACGAGCTGCTGCAATTCACAAAAAGGCTGTCAAGGCAGGAAAAGCTTTTCAGGGAATTCATAGAAGGCGAGATAGAGATACTGAACATAATGACAATACTGAGGCTCAAGAGGGAAAATCTGGACAGCAACAGCATAAAAAAATACCTGTTCTTTTCCGGAAAAAAAGACAAAGACAGCGAGCTGATGAAATTATTGAATGCCGAAGATCTGGATGAGCTTTTGAAATTATTGGAGAAAAAGCAGTATGGCGCCATCATTAAGGATGGCCTGAAAATTTTGAATGAGAAAGGCACGATTATTGATCTGGAAATAGGGCTTTACAAATTCCTGTTAAAAAAATCCATGCTGCTTCAGCACCAGCATCCCCTATCAGTAGATGTAATCCTGGGGTATATGTTTGCAAAGGAGATTGAAGTCAGAAACCTGAAAACAATAATAAAGGGAAAACAATTAAACATGGATGAAACTTTTATCGAAAACCAGCTGGTGATGGCTTAA